The Nitrospirales bacterium genome includes a window with the following:
- a CDS encoding ABC transporter ATP-binding protein/permease yields the protein MKSLVRIVAYLAPHRSLVIITFLCAALATGLDLLPPWLIKIVIDEVIPQHDLSRLPLILLALLLAYASKNLFNALRIRFNNTLEQRVVLELRGQVFAALQRLSLNYFENRSTGEIMSRVTNDTEHVERIFIDGLEGILTASLTLIGITVILFTLNWKLALLVLLPIPILIFAGAKFTTRVHRYYHDIRQDAADLNAYLQDALSGIRETMGFNRHDYEKHRFSTRSHAYSQSNLKAMYLWSVYSPSMIFIGSLGTVVTLWYGSGQVMEGNLTLGELVMFLSYLVLFYTPVNQIHSVNHLLQHALAAGERVFEVLDFKPDVLDRPRVHPSVPHLAGAVAFRDVSFAYRDDVPILKDISMSIAAGEQVALVGHSGAGKSTIIKLLFRLYDVNKGEIRIDGYDLRDLPVQYLRNQIGLVQQEPFLFNGTVRENIAYGNLEASQAEVEAAAKASHAHEFIMELPDGYETWIGERGVKLSVGQKQRVSIARVLLKNPPLVIFDEATSNIDTETEVKIREALMNLMKGRTTIVIAHRLSTLHQVDRIVVLHHGKIVEEGSHHELMEKGGPYSSLYEAQFYV from the coding sequence GTGAAATCCCTCGTTCGTATCGTTGCCTACCTTGCGCCCCATCGCTCACTCGTCATCATCACATTCCTCTGTGCAGCTCTCGCCACAGGGCTCGATCTGTTGCCTCCGTGGCTGATTAAGATCGTGATCGACGAGGTCATCCCTCAACATGACCTTTCTCGACTCCCGTTGATACTGCTCGCTCTTCTGCTCGCCTATGCGTCGAAAAATCTCTTTAACGCTCTTCGGATCCGGTTCAACAATACGCTTGAGCAACGCGTCGTTTTGGAGTTGCGTGGGCAAGTGTTTGCAGCCTTACAACGGCTTTCGTTGAATTACTTTGAAAATCGGTCAACCGGAGAAATCATGTCCCGCGTCACAAACGATACTGAACATGTCGAACGCATTTTTATCGATGGTCTCGAAGGCATCTTGACGGCCTCGCTCACCTTGATCGGAATCACGGTCATCCTATTTACGTTGAATTGGAAACTCGCCTTGCTCGTTCTCTTGCCGATCCCGATTTTGATCTTTGCCGGCGCGAAGTTTACTACGCGTGTCCATCGGTATTATCACGATATTCGTCAAGACGCCGCCGATCTCAACGCGTATCTACAAGATGCGTTGTCGGGCATTCGCGAAACCATGGGGTTCAACAGGCATGACTATGAAAAGCACCGGTTCTCGACACGAAGTCACGCCTATAGTCAATCGAATCTAAAAGCGATGTACCTCTGGTCGGTATACTCTCCGAGCATGATTTTCATAGGAAGTTTAGGGACGGTTGTCACACTCTGGTATGGCTCCGGTCAGGTGATGGAAGGCAACTTGACGTTGGGTGAACTGGTGATGTTTTTGTCCTATCTGGTGTTATTTTATACTCCAGTCAATCAAATCCATTCTGTGAATCATCTGCTCCAACATGCGCTCGCCGCAGGTGAACGGGTCTTCGAAGTATTAGACTTCAAGCCGGATGTCCTTGATCGGCCACGTGTGCACCCATCAGTTCCTCATTTGGCAGGTGCGGTTGCCTTTCGTGATGTTTCATTCGCCTACCGGGACGATGTGCCGATCTTGAAGGATATCTCAATGAGCATCGCGGCGGGAGAGCAGGTTGCCCTCGTCGGTCACAGCGGCGCCGGGAAATCCACGATCATAAAACTGCTCTTTCGATTGTATGACGTCAACAAGGGAGAAATTCGCATTGATGGGTATGATCTTCGAGATTTGCCGGTACAATACCTGCGAAACCAAATCGGATTGGTCCAACAAGAGCCGTTTTTATTCAATGGGACCGTTCGAGAAAATATTGCCTATGGCAATCTCGAAGCCTCTCAAGCCGAAGTCGAGGCCGCGGCCAAAGCATCGCATGCCCATGAATTTATCATGGAGCTCCCTGACGGATATGAGACATGGATCGGTGAACGAGGAGTCAAACTTTCCGTCGGCCAGAAGCAACGAGTCTCGATCGCGCGAGTCCTATTAAAAAATCCACCTCTGGTGATTTTTGACGAAGCCACATCCAACATCGACACTGAAACAGAGGTAAAAATCAGAGAAGCGCTCATGAACCTCATGAAAGGCCGAACGACGATCGTGATCGCCCATCGCTTATCCACGTTACACCAAGTCGATCGTATCGTCGTCTTGCATCATGGCAAAATCGTTGAGGAAGGATCGCATCATGAACTCATGGAAAAAGGAGGACCGTATTCAAGCCTTTACGAAGCCCAGTTTTACGTGTAA
- the yacG gene encoding DNA gyrase inhibitor YacG, whose amino-acid sequence MNCPICQQPIRWEGNRFRPFCSERCRLLDLEGWLRERYRVQQDDDESMEQDTSDTDPSSSYDHLHDERS is encoded by the coding sequence ATGAACTGTCCGATCTGTCAACAACCCATACGGTGGGAAGGAAACCGCTTTCGTCCGTTTTGCTCTGAGCGATGCCGGCTCCTGGATCTTGAAGGTTGGCTACGTGAACGGTATCGAGTCCAGCAAGACGATGATGAGTCGATGGAGCAGGACACATCGGACACCGATCCATCATCCTCATATGACCATTTACATGACGAACGTTCGTGA
- the lpxD gene encoding UDP-3-O-(3-hydroxymyristoyl)glucosamine N-acyltransferase, with the protein MHGRVQGSGETLLTGVASLEQAQVGDLAFVTSPNLSSLARRSHASAFVIAQPLADESRPQLITPNPLYAFACLTERYFLTRSSRQGISEHVCKGMDVHIGPETFIGSFVTLGDRVRVGARVTVYPGVYIGDDVVIGDDSILYPNVIVLEGCYLGARVIVHGNTVIGSDGFGYVQHEGQHKKIPQLGSVHIEDDVELGANVTIDRATFGVTTIKRGTKVDNQVQIAHNVHIGEHCIIVAQAGIAGSTTLNDHVMVGGQAGIVDHLTIGERAKIAAGTGVTKNIEPGQAIGGHMGFDYRSWLKSESIYQRLPELRKEIQRLSDRLTAIEKKA; encoded by the coding sequence GTGCACGGTCGCGTCCAGGGCTCTGGAGAAACCCTGCTTACGGGTGTGGCGAGTCTCGAGCAGGCGCAAGTGGGCGACTTGGCGTTTGTGACAAGTCCGAATCTGTCTTCGCTGGCTCGGCGCTCGCACGCCTCAGCGTTCGTGATTGCTCAGCCATTAGCGGATGAATCCCGGCCTCAACTCATCACCCCCAATCCCCTTTACGCCTTTGCCTGTCTCACGGAGCGTTACTTCCTCACGCGATCGTCCCGGCAAGGCATATCCGAGCACGTGTGCAAGGGCATGGACGTTCATATCGGACCGGAAACATTCATCGGTTCGTTCGTGACTCTCGGTGACCGTGTTCGCGTGGGAGCGCGAGTTACCGTCTATCCTGGTGTGTATATAGGAGATGATGTCGTGATCGGTGACGACTCGATTCTATATCCCAATGTGATCGTCTTGGAAGGATGTTATCTTGGAGCTCGAGTGATCGTTCATGGGAACACCGTGATTGGAAGTGATGGATTTGGCTATGTTCAACATGAAGGACAACACAAGAAAATTCCACAACTGGGAAGTGTTCATATTGAAGATGACGTCGAGCTTGGCGCGAATGTGACGATTGATCGCGCGACATTTGGCGTGACGACGATTAAGCGCGGCACCAAAGTCGATAACCAAGTCCAAATCGCCCACAATGTTCACATTGGGGAACATTGTATTATCGTCGCGCAAGCCGGGATAGCTGGTAGCACGACACTCAATGATCATGTCATGGTTGGGGGACAAGCGGGCATTGTTGATCACCTCACGATCGGTGAGAGAGCCAAGATCGCCGCAGGCACGGGGGTCACGAAGAATATCGAGCCTGGTCAAGCCATCGGTGGTCACATGGGATTCGACTACCGGTCATGGCTCAAATCAGAATCGATATACCAGAGGCTTCCAGAGTTACGAAAAGAAATTCAACGATTGAGCGACCGGCTGACGGCGATCGAGAAGAAAGCCTAA
- a CDS encoding VanZ family protein — protein MSRVKKHKTKFNTMLPVVERSVGRPSFLSQQLPMTRIMTYWMPVVLYAGLIVFLSSLSSTGMKIPSLFYGYDDKIIHAIEYAILAMLCYRAYLGTFVERLAMYAPVLAIVTAVLFGVTDEIHQAFVPLRHADVWDLVADAVGSFLGVAAWKWYMKISALES, from the coding sequence TTGAGCCGAGTAAAAAAGCACAAAACCAAATTCAACACGATGCTCCCTGTAGTTGAGAGGAGTGTCGGTCGGCCATCTTTTTTGAGCCAGCAGCTACCCATGACTCGGATCATGACATACTGGATGCCGGTAGTACTCTATGCCGGCCTGATCGTCTTCCTGTCATCACTATCATCCACAGGCATGAAAATCCCGTCTCTTTTTTATGGGTACGATGATAAAATCATTCATGCCATTGAATACGCGATTCTGGCGATGCTGTGCTATCGCGCCTATCTTGGGACATTCGTCGAAAGACTGGCGATGTATGCGCCGGTGTTGGCGATCGTGACGGCTGTACTGTTTGGGGTCACGGATGAAATTCATCAGGCGTTCGTCCCCCTTCGACATGCCGATGTGTGGGACCTCGTCGCTGATGCCGTCGGATCTTTCCTCGGCGTGGCAGCCTGGAAATGGTATATGAAAATTTCAGCATTGGAATCATGA
- a CDS encoding tetratricopeptide repeat protein codes for MRCVIKTLALLMIVMLTVIDHQHVLGNTHDEWEIKNTSGLQAYKAQQYEQAIQLFKEALLTIPEEEQPNSRQAMTLNNVAAAHEALGRYDEAELYYQQSLTVVERIQGPNHPDLLPGLKNLAILHREQRNFDQAERLYQRSVFIIQHILGNSHPHLIPGLLDLAHVSQAQGEYGRAEGYYERALAIGEAELAPAHHQTQTIRMQYANLLRHLNRIDDAEELERRARRGLENPGNYSESK; via the coding sequence ATGCGTTGTGTGATCAAGACACTCGCTCTTCTCATGATAGTCATGTTGACAGTCATCGACCATCAACATGTACTCGGGAACACGCACGATGAATGGGAAATCAAAAACACGAGTGGCTTACAAGCCTACAAAGCGCAGCAATACGAGCAGGCTATTCAATTATTCAAAGAAGCGTTACTGACCATCCCCGAAGAAGAGCAACCCAACTCACGTCAAGCGATGACGCTCAACAATGTGGCAGCCGCTCATGAAGCGCTGGGACGGTACGACGAAGCCGAGCTGTATTATCAGCAATCGCTCACGGTCGTCGAGCGCATTCAGGGCCCGAATCACCCCGACTTACTCCCTGGGCTGAAAAATCTCGCGATTCTTCACCGAGAGCAGCGGAATTTTGACCAAGCCGAACGCCTCTACCAGCGCAGTGTATTCATCATTCAGCACATTTTAGGAAATTCGCATCCACACCTTATTCCCGGGCTCCTGGACCTCGCCCATGTGAGCCAGGCGCAAGGAGAATATGGGCGGGCAGAAGGATATTATGAACGCGCGTTAGCAATCGGAGAAGCTGAACTGGCTCCGGCTCATCATCAGACACAAACGATTCGAATGCAATATGCCAATCTTCTCCGTCATCTCAATCGAATAGATGATGCAGAAGAACTGGAACGCCGGGCTCGTCGTGGCCTGGAGAACCCTGGCAACTATAGCGAATCCAAATAA
- the ychF gene encoding redox-regulated ATPase YchF, with the protein MEIGIVGLPNVGKSTIFNALTSGTAAASNYPFTTIEPNVGVVGVPDARLARLTEIFQPQKTIPASCRFVDIAGLVKGAAQGEGLGNKFLANIREVDAILHMVRLFEDSEVVHTMGGVDPQRDIEIIETELMLADLDSLTRQYDKVSGKARAGDKASKETLEILDTLKSGLEAGRPARALGLAPEILKPYFLLTAQPMLYVGNTDESPDASVISDFQAFTENRGSKSVVLCGKLESEIAELSGEDRALFMKDLGMECSGLEKVIVAAYATLGLTSYFTGGPSEVRAWTIPIGTKAPQAAGVIHSDFERGFIKADIYAFSDIDLHGSETALRERGLIRSEGKEYEVKDGDVCHFKFNV; encoded by the coding sequence ATGGAAATTGGTATCGTGGGACTTCCCAATGTGGGCAAGTCCACCATTTTTAATGCATTAACGTCCGGCACGGCGGCAGCCTCGAACTATCCCTTTACGACGATCGAACCCAATGTCGGCGTCGTTGGAGTTCCAGATGCTCGCCTTGCTCGTCTTACGGAAATTTTTCAACCCCAAAAGACCATTCCGGCGTCCTGCCGGTTTGTCGACATCGCGGGGCTGGTCAAGGGCGCAGCGCAGGGTGAAGGTTTAGGGAATAAGTTTCTGGCGAACATTCGCGAGGTCGATGCCATTCTGCATATGGTTCGGCTCTTTGAAGATTCCGAAGTCGTGCACACGATGGGAGGAGTCGACCCTCAACGCGACATTGAAATCATCGAAACAGAACTCATGCTGGCCGACTTGGATAGTCTCACGCGTCAGTATGACAAAGTGTCAGGAAAGGCACGCGCGGGGGATAAGGCATCGAAAGAAACGCTCGAAATTCTGGATACGCTCAAGAGCGGACTCGAAGCGGGCCGGCCCGCGCGAGCATTAGGCCTGGCTCCTGAGATCCTCAAACCCTATTTTCTGTTAACAGCACAACCGATGCTCTACGTCGGGAATACGGATGAATCGCCTGACGCATCCGTGATTTCAGACTTCCAGGCTTTTACCGAAAATCGCGGTTCCAAATCGGTCGTGCTCTGTGGGAAATTAGAGAGCGAGATCGCTGAATTATCTGGTGAAGATCGGGCCTTATTCATGAAAGATCTTGGGATGGAATGCAGCGGGCTCGAAAAAGTCATCGTGGCCGCCTACGCGACGTTGGGATTGACTTCCTACTTTACCGGCGGTCCCTCGGAGGTACGGGCCTGGACCATCCCGATAGGCACAAAAGCCCCACAAGCTGCCGGGGTCATTCATTCTGATTTTGAAAGGGGCTTCATTAAGGCGGATATCTATGCCTTTTCAGACATCGATCTGCATGGATCTGAGACCGCTTTACGCGAACGAGGACTTATTCGTTCAGAGGGAAAGGAGTATGAAGTCAAGGACGGAGACGTCTGTCATTTCAAATTCAACGTGTAG
- a CDS encoding DUF5069 domain-containing protein, giving the protein MDLRTQFPRSLRDRLGPYVHLGRMIDKCRAHVIGVLGEYRYPCPLDAFLLEFIGINAEDFLHAVRERTDQEVLQWVQTHGTKRSEPEIHEWNTRMLNRGPDTPEKWDYFLEIRNAVDSTRQDVVTWADLLDLEEGRTVSLRSERGN; this is encoded by the coding sequence ATGGACCTTCGCACACAGTTTCCCCGTAGTCTCAGAGACCGATTAGGGCCCTATGTCCATCTGGGTCGAATGATCGATAAATGCCGGGCTCACGTGATAGGCGTGTTAGGTGAGTATCGTTATCCTTGTCCTCTCGATGCCTTTCTGCTCGAGTTCATAGGCATCAATGCAGAAGATTTTCTTCACGCCGTTCGAGAACGAACAGATCAAGAAGTTCTCCAGTGGGTTCAGACTCACGGAACGAAACGATCAGAGCCTGAAATCCATGAATGGAATACCAGGATGCTCAATCGAGGCCCCGATACTCCAGAAAAATGGGACTATTTTCTCGAAATTCGGAACGCGGTGGATTCGACGCGTCAAGACGTCGTCACCTGGGCGGATCTTCTGGATTTAGAGGAAGGACGAACCGTTTCTCTCCGTAGCGAACGTGGAAATTAA
- a CDS encoding DUF3386 domain-containing protein: MEMYTREENETTVQDDPKAKDLLRGAFNKTARWQPDFSGFEADLRINVDGVETKGVVTVKGPKDVTVNIDDEELKKWAENQIGMIAVHRGPRNFEESDGKYALTLDGDDHHPLGQRVTIHGDGMGSWYRVKDNRITQINRKMPYVAFTINVEDSAITEDQKYLTTRYTVYYFSPKDGSLKNVESFSDTHVRVGASDLPATRRIISYENNAIVTKTLTFENHHML; this comes from the coding sequence ATGGAAATGTATACGCGAGAAGAAAACGAAACCACAGTTCAAGATGATCCGAAAGCCAAAGACCTGCTTCGTGGAGCGTTTAATAAGACCGCGCGATGGCAACCTGATTTTTCGGGCTTCGAGGCTGATTTACGTATCAATGTCGATGGAGTCGAGACCAAAGGGGTTGTGACCGTGAAAGGGCCCAAAGACGTCACGGTCAATATTGATGATGAAGAACTGAAGAAATGGGCTGAAAATCAGATCGGGATGATTGCCGTCCATCGCGGCCCCCGTAACTTTGAGGAATCCGACGGGAAATACGCGCTCACGCTGGATGGGGATGATCATCATCCTTTGGGGCAACGGGTGACCATTCATGGAGATGGGATGGGGTCGTGGTACCGGGTCAAAGATAATCGCATCACGCAGATCAATCGCAAAATGCCCTATGTCGCGTTTACGATCAATGTGGAAGACAGTGCCATCACAGAAGATCAGAAGTATCTGACGACTCGGTATACGGTCTACTATTTTTCTCCGAAGGATGGTTCCTTGAAGAATGTCGAGAGCTTTTCGGATACTCATGTGCGCGTGGGAGCCTCTGATCTTCCCGCCACACGGCGCATTATTTCGTATGAAAATAATGCCATCGTGACGAAGACGTTAACGTTCGAAAATCACCACATGCTGTGA
- a CDS encoding NAD-dependent epimerase/dehydratase family protein: protein MHVLVTGGAGFIGSHSVEALLNAGASVRVLDNFSTGTRKNLPSNSSLEVCHGDIQNLADIENALSDITHILHLAAQVSVQDSINDPTKSCGINIQGFVNLLQAAKAQGIHRIVYASSAAVYGHPHRLPLSEDDPVAPISPYGLEKSVNDQYAGLFHALFGRSTLGLRYFNVYGPRQDPRSPYAGVISKFMDNMRHRRALTVFGDGKQTRDFVFVKDVAQCNVQALQAETTGVCHVATGTSRSLLEMIQALFNVIGYEVPVVYQDAKSGDIPHSASHVEKLALTLKMPCATPFETGLRLLWDHVNSAE from the coding sequence ATGCATGTTCTCGTGACAGGAGGGGCGGGGTTTATCGGTTCGCACTCGGTTGAAGCCTTATTGAATGCTGGAGCCTCAGTGCGAGTTTTGGACAATTTTTCAACCGGAACCCGGAAAAATTTGCCTAGCAACTCGTCGCTGGAGGTTTGTCACGGAGACATACAGAACTTGGCCGACATTGAAAATGCGTTGTCCGATATCACCCATATCTTGCACTTGGCCGCTCAAGTTTCGGTGCAGGATTCCATCAATGATCCGACCAAATCTTGCGGGATCAATATTCAGGGTTTCGTCAACCTGTTGCAAGCCGCGAAAGCACAAGGAATTCACCGAATCGTCTATGCCTCGAGCGCCGCCGTATACGGACATCCTCATCGTCTGCCACTCTCCGAAGACGATCCAGTCGCGCCGATTTCTCCCTATGGCCTTGAAAAGAGTGTTAATGATCAATATGCCGGACTTTTTCATGCGCTGTTTGGTCGCTCAACGCTTGGGCTTCGATATTTCAATGTGTATGGACCTCGTCAGGATCCCCGGTCTCCCTATGCCGGTGTCATCAGCAAATTTATGGACAACATGCGACACCGACGTGCCCTCACCGTGTTTGGAGACGGGAAACAGACTCGTGATTTCGTATTCGTGAAAGATGTCGCTCAGTGCAATGTCCAGGCTCTCCAGGCAGAAACAACGGGAGTTTGTCATGTCGCCACAGGGACGAGTCGAAGCCTCCTTGAAATGATTCAAGCGCTGTTCAACGTTATTGGCTATGAAGTCCCGGTTGTTTATCAAGATGCGAAGTCCGGAGATATCCCACATTCTGCATCCCATGTCGAGAAGTTAGCTCTGACATTAAAAATGCCGTGTGCAACCCCGTTTGAGACAGGACTGAGACTCCTCTGGGATCACGTGAATTCAGCTGAATAA
- a CDS encoding bifunctional glycoside hydrolase 114/ polysaccharide deacetylase family protein: MGIRSYARTLGHVLCLLGLLSLPNHLALGADPSVAFYYGNHAPLDELKAFDVVVVEPDHGYDPQAYRSSNSELFAYVSLGEFTPSRSYAREIPDSWVLGSNTQWDSSIIDQRQNEWASFAADRIIGPLWKQGYRGFFLDTLDSYHLVAHTPEQKAQQEHGLAKVIQSIKGRYPEVKLILNRGFEILPTVAEHTFAVAAESLFRGWDQGRARYIEVSEVDRQWLLEQLLNVQRTYQLPVIAIDYLPPHQRQAARNVARHIQHLGIIPWVSTPQLDMMGIGALEVMPRKVLTLFDGAHDPDPEHSDLHRFLDFPLNHLGYIPEHRDVRSSLPDSPLIGRYAGIVLWVSGDRHPWSQRLYHWLLRQKEQGLPIVMFDSFGLPLEERFLSAFQLQLGTTRQPTGNVRFSIKDPRIGYEIQPIPKRREFVPITTKEGMTILQVETESGQQQDVISITPWGGYALSPYTVIQLPGLEHSRWVFDPIQFLQDTLRLPSMPVPDTTTHNGRRILLTHIDGDGFPSLAEFPGNFYAGEVLYREILQKYRIPTTVSVIEGEVGSTGLYPNISKRFEKTVRAMFALDHVEIASHSYSHPLNWREFVISGPNRPGDYNLNIPNYVYGPESLSREIQGSIEYINAHLAPPNKRVQVFLWTGDCDPDEEAVGLTYEMQVGNMNGGDTIMTKENKSLTAVTAFGIKKGEHFQIYAPNQNENLYTHRWTGPFYGFERVIETFELTDRPRRLKPINIYFHTYSGSKKASLNALHRVYRWALSQKINPIYASDYIQRIHDFNRVVVAKAGETWNIRGAQQLRELRVPISAGYPDLSKSVGVTGYSDHESHRYIHLNDPNESIIQFSPKPAALPYLRETNGEILAWARTNESIHLTIKSYLPLVVSLGNTKHCQVLTKGTRVKNRQEGKVFNLFVEQRREKPISLTCS, encoded by the coding sequence ATGGGAATCCGTTCATACGCTCGTACATTGGGTCATGTCTTGTGCCTGCTTGGCCTGCTGAGTCTTCCCAATCATTTGGCTCTGGGGGCTGATCCAAGCGTCGCCTTCTATTACGGAAATCATGCCCCCCTCGATGAGTTGAAGGCCTTCGATGTCGTGGTGGTAGAACCTGATCATGGGTATGACCCGCAAGCCTATCGATCATCAAACAGCGAATTGTTTGCCTACGTCAGTTTGGGGGAATTTACGCCTTCACGCAGCTACGCCCGGGAAATCCCGGACAGTTGGGTGTTAGGAAGCAATACACAGTGGGATTCTTCGATTATCGATCAACGACAAAACGAATGGGCCTCGTTTGCGGCAGATCGGATTATCGGGCCTCTGTGGAAACAAGGGTACCGAGGATTTTTTCTGGACACCCTTGATTCGTATCATCTCGTCGCACACACGCCTGAACAGAAAGCGCAACAGGAACATGGTCTTGCCAAGGTCATTCAATCGATCAAAGGCAGGTATCCAGAAGTCAAACTCATTCTCAATCGAGGGTTTGAAATTCTACCTACCGTGGCCGAACACACATTCGCCGTGGCCGCTGAATCATTGTTTCGTGGCTGGGATCAGGGTCGCGCCCGGTACATTGAAGTCTCAGAAGTAGATCGTCAATGGTTGCTCGAGCAATTGCTGAACGTTCAACGAACCTATCAACTGCCAGTCATCGCCATCGATTATCTCCCGCCGCATCAGCGGCAGGCCGCCAGAAACGTTGCCCGACACATTCAACATCTTGGGATTATCCCTTGGGTGAGTACGCCTCAACTGGACATGATGGGTATCGGAGCCCTGGAGGTCATGCCAAGAAAAGTCCTGACCTTGTTCGATGGCGCGCACGATCCCGATCCGGAGCACAGCGACCTTCACCGGTTTCTGGATTTTCCGTTAAACCATCTGGGATATATCCCAGAACATCGAGACGTACGATCGTCCTTACCCGATTCGCCACTCATCGGTCGATACGCAGGGATTGTCCTGTGGGTTTCAGGAGACCGACATCCATGGAGCCAAAGACTCTATCACTGGCTGTTGCGTCAGAAAGAGCAGGGTCTTCCAATCGTGATGTTTGATTCATTTGGCCTTCCTCTGGAGGAGCGATTCCTTTCAGCATTTCAACTTCAGCTCGGAACGACACGGCAGCCGACGGGGAACGTACGATTTTCGATCAAAGATCCACGCATCGGGTACGAGATTCAACCGATACCGAAGCGACGAGAGTTTGTCCCGATCACGACCAAAGAAGGAATGACAATCCTTCAAGTGGAAACCGAAAGCGGGCAACAGCAAGACGTCATCTCCATCACGCCATGGGGTGGATATGCTCTGTCCCCCTATACCGTGATTCAACTTCCAGGCCTCGAGCATTCTCGCTGGGTCTTTGATCCCATACAGTTTCTGCAAGACACGTTACGCTTGCCGTCAATGCCCGTACCCGACACCACCACGCATAACGGTCGCCGGATATTATTGACTCACATCGATGGCGATGGATTTCCTAGCCTCGCGGAATTTCCGGGAAACTTCTATGCCGGAGAAGTGCTCTACCGGGAAATATTGCAGAAGTATCGTATTCCGACGACGGTTTCAGTGATCGAAGGCGAAGTCGGATCGACCGGTCTCTATCCAAACATCAGCAAACGGTTTGAAAAGACGGTCCGGGCGATGTTTGCCTTGGATCATGTGGAAATAGCCAGCCATTCATATTCTCACCCTCTGAATTGGAGGGAATTTGTGATATCCGGGCCAAACCGACCGGGAGATTACAATCTCAACATTCCGAACTACGTGTACGGACCGGAAAGTTTGAGTCGTGAAATTCAAGGGTCTATCGAGTACATCAATGCCCATCTGGCCCCCCCAAACAAACGTGTTCAGGTGTTTTTATGGACCGGGGATTGTGACCCGGACGAAGAAGCCGTAGGCCTCACTTACGAGATGCAGGTTGGCAATATGAATGGCGGGGACACGATCATGACGAAGGAGAATAAGTCACTCACCGCGGTCACCGCATTCGGAATCAAGAAAGGGGAGCATTTTCAGATCTATGCTCCGAATCAGAATGAAAATTTGTATACCCATAGATGGACGGGGCCTTTCTACGGTTTTGAACGCGTGATCGAAACCTTTGAACTCACCGACCGCCCCAGGAGATTGAAACCCATTAACATCTATTTTCACACCTATTCAGGGAGTAAAAAGGCTTCACTCAACGCCTTGCACCGTGTCTATCGTTGGGCGTTGTCTCAAAAGATTAATCCCATTTACGCGTCCGACTATATCCAACGAATCCATGATTTCAACCGTGTCGTCGTCGCAAAGGCCGGTGAGACTTGGAACATTCGAGGAGCACAGCAGTTGCGCGAGCTACGCGTGCCCATATCCGCCGGATACCCGGACCTGTCAAAAAGCGTAGGAGTAACTGGATATTCTGATCATGAATCTCATCGATATATTCATCTCAACGATCCGAATGAGAGCATTATTCAATTCAGCCCCAAGCCAGCTGCGCTACCATATCTTCGCGAAACCAATGGGGAAATATTGGCATGGGCGAGAACCAATGAAAGCATTCACCTCACGATCAAGTCCTATCTCCCCCTGGTGGTCTCACTCGGGAATACCAAACATTGTCAGGTATTGACTAAGGGAACACGCGTAAAAAACCGACAAGAAGGGAAAGTATTCAACCTTTTTGTTGAACAACGACGTGAAAAACCCATCAGCCTTACATGTTCTTAG